One genomic window of Rhizomicrobium sp. includes the following:
- a CDS encoding FkbM family methyltransferase, producing MNPYSRPERFSLLRAFYRGVVLGRRVGLMPGVLSEVRFHLERNRPGKITTLTLPGIKGAVHLRPGTSDVPTFRQIFTEQSYDLNKISRFKAVKAHYERMLEEGKTPLILDCGANIGLSSVWFANMFPKAMVVAVEPSKPNFALLKANTAGYPNILPVLGAVWNETTKLSIENPDADFWSFQVSADSKHQSSSDSVEAFTIGNLMAMAGAEEILIAKIDIEGAEAALFQSNIDWIDSTQLIIIELHDWIKEGTSANFLNSIAQRSVHLRQRGENMLVFMN from the coding sequence GTGAACCCGTACAGTCGTCCGGAACGCTTTTCGCTGCTCCGTGCTTTCTATCGAGGCGTGGTACTCGGTCGTCGTGTCGGGCTGATGCCGGGGGTGTTGTCCGAAGTCCGATTTCATCTGGAGCGAAACCGACCCGGCAAAATCACCACGCTGACGCTACCTGGAATCAAGGGGGCAGTGCATCTTCGACCGGGTACCAGTGACGTGCCCACGTTCCGTCAGATATTTACAGAGCAGTCGTACGATCTGAACAAGATTAGCCGCTTTAAGGCGGTGAAGGCGCACTATGAGAGAATGCTTGAGGAAGGTAAGACGCCGCTTATTCTCGATTGTGGCGCGAATATCGGCTTGAGTTCCGTTTGGTTCGCAAACATGTTTCCGAAGGCCATGGTTGTAGCTGTGGAACCGTCGAAGCCGAACTTCGCTCTGTTGAAGGCGAACACGGCTGGCTATCCAAACATTCTGCCTGTGCTCGGAGCGGTCTGGAACGAGACCACCAAACTCAGCATCGAAAATCCGGACGCCGACTTCTGGTCGTTCCAAGTAAGCGCCGATTCCAAACACCAATCTTCCAGCGATTCCGTGGAGGCCTTCACGATAGGAAATCTGATGGCGATGGCTGGAGCGGAAGAAATTCTGATTGCCAAGATCGACATTGAAGGTGCCGAGGCGGCACTTTTTCAGTCTAACATCGATTGGATCGACAGTACGCAGCTGATCATTATTGAGCTTCACGACTGGATCAAAGAAGGTACCAGCGCTAATTTTCTCAACTCCATTGCCCAGCGATCGGTTCATCTGCGCCAGCGCGGCGAGAACATGCTGGTTTTTATGAATTAG
- a CDS encoding glycosyltransferase family 4 protein → MVDTIANTSSGIDHATAGGPKVIFVIHQIGSQADGGIQSISEIIRNTTSISKEVVTNLESDAQIAWAEHARVRLWSMTEAQYLESGSRTLYRLSQIYHRLANNVRMYFLVVGTGASIVHLNDHRAFWNTALGAKLAGARIVFNVRDTMREGARTVPLWRACLALCDRFLVLSQEMIEHYRMMLRPTSDTPRNAAKFAYLYSIVDKAIYFPIGEEDREKLRSELGVASGKPALVYVGRFDTKKAQLVFIRSALPVLRQQRPDALVYMVGDFDPEHDDYAATCVQESIALGVADNIRFVGYSRRIADWYRVADVVILASQREGLPRCVIEGLACGAPVVSFDVCSVREILGGHDCGVVVPGRDYVAMSMRIVELLSDRARMASYRQRGPIVAGQLFDPKKSAVGYTEIVKGLLKQLPLPQARHR, encoded by the coding sequence ATGGTTGACACAATCGCAAACACCTCTTCGGGTATCGACCACGCCACGGCTGGCGGGCCGAAGGTTATTTTTGTGATTCATCAGATTGGGAGTCAGGCGGACGGCGGAATTCAGAGCATTTCAGAAATCATCAGGAATACAACATCGATCTCCAAGGAGGTCGTTACAAATCTTGAATCTGACGCGCAGATAGCTTGGGCGGAGCACGCAAGGGTCCGTCTCTGGTCAATGACTGAAGCGCAATATCTTGAATCCGGATCACGGACGCTGTATCGGCTATCTCAGATCTATCATCGCCTCGCCAACAACGTGCGCATGTATTTTCTGGTCGTTGGTACAGGCGCATCAATCGTTCACCTCAATGATCATCGGGCGTTCTGGAATACGGCGCTCGGCGCGAAGCTCGCAGGGGCGCGCATCGTCTTCAACGTGCGCGACACCATGCGGGAAGGCGCGCGAACGGTGCCGCTGTGGCGCGCCTGCTTGGCACTGTGCGACCGGTTCCTCGTGCTCTCGCAGGAGATGATCGAGCACTACCGCATGATGCTGCGGCCGACATCCGACACGCCACGAAATGCGGCAAAGTTCGCCTATCTCTATAGTATCGTCGACAAGGCCATCTATTTTCCGATCGGTGAGGAAGATCGCGAGAAACTGCGTTCCGAGCTTGGAGTTGCATCCGGCAAGCCGGCGCTGGTGTATGTCGGCCGCTTCGACACCAAGAAGGCGCAGCTTGTATTCATCCGATCAGCGCTTCCCGTTCTGCGGCAGCAAAGACCGGACGCGCTCGTTTATATGGTGGGAGATTTTGATCCGGAACACGATGACTACGCCGCGACCTGTGTTCAGGAGAGCATCGCCTTGGGAGTCGCCGATAACATCAGGTTCGTCGGTTACAGTCGGCGGATCGCGGATTGGTATCGGGTTGCAGATGTCGTGATCCTTGCCTCGCAGCGCGAAGGCCTACCGCGTTGCGTGATCGAAGGCCTTGCATGCGGCGCGCCCGTCGTTTCTTTCGATGTCTGTTCCGTGCGGGAGATTTTGGGAGGCCATGATTGCGGTGTTGTCGTACCGGGGCGGGATTATGTGGCTATGAGTATGCGAATCGTCGAGCTCCTCTCCGACCGCGCCAGAATGGCTTCGTACCGCCAGCGCGGCCCGATTGTCGCCGGCCAGCTTTTCGATCCCAAAAAGAGCGCCGTGGGGTACACCGAAATCGTCAAGGGCCTGCTTAAGCAACTCCCGTTGCCACAGGCCCGTCACCGCTAG
- a CDS encoding glycosyltransferase produces the protein MSVLFCHDHRFVIDASGNVCSRGQYSAQIVARYEQAFGEMRIAGREQRLVPELSGRLNVLFSDRTRFVSLPNLSSLGALLFGDSHARQRLEKAVADADVVVVRLPSEIGLLAAEIARRQRKPLIVEVVACVWDGLMSHGSVVARTYAPLAFRRMQMSVAQSEWTVYVTQDFLQSRYPARGKQLGVSDVQILPHDPNVLRRRLSALSHDTERLTFGMIAAMFHNEKRVDIAIRALALASQEADNLRLEIVGSGNTNDLQALAARLGVGNRVLFRGVLPHGEKLFSWIDDIDVYVQTSFQEGLPRALIEAMSRAAPALASSAGGTNELVSDEWRHDPGDTKHLAAQMLRLRDKNIRIRLAAENHATAAAYAPGKLDLLRRDFWSRFCVANRIPQETTPQPECPDAGGSHND, from the coding sequence ATGAGTGTTCTATTTTGTCATGATCACCGCTTTGTCATCGATGCGAGCGGCAATGTTTGTTCGCGCGGCCAGTATAGCGCCCAAATCGTTGCTCGTTACGAACAGGCATTCGGAGAGATGCGCATCGCGGGACGCGAGCAGCGATTGGTTCCTGAACTGTCGGGGCGGCTCAACGTTCTTTTTTCTGACAGAACACGCTTTGTCTCGCTTCCAAATCTGTCTTCGCTAGGCGCTCTTCTTTTCGGTGACTCACACGCTCGCCAGCGCCTCGAAAAGGCGGTGGCAGATGCGGATGTCGTCGTGGTCCGCCTTCCGAGCGAGATCGGTCTTCTCGCAGCCGAGATCGCAAGAAGGCAACGCAAGCCTCTGATTGTCGAGGTTGTCGCTTGCGTCTGGGATGGACTAATGAGCCATGGGTCTGTTGTTGCACGGACCTATGCGCCTCTGGCGTTTAGGCGCATGCAAATGTCGGTGGCCCAAAGTGAGTGGACGGTTTATGTAACGCAGGACTTTCTCCAATCCCGCTATCCGGCCCGGGGCAAGCAACTCGGTGTCTCGGATGTTCAGATTTTGCCTCACGATCCCAACGTCCTGAGGCGACGCCTATCGGCGCTGAGCCACGATACCGAGCGACTGACCTTCGGCATGATCGCCGCCATGTTTCACAACGAAAAGCGCGTTGATATTGCCATCCGCGCACTCGCCCTCGCCAGCCAAGAAGCGGACAACCTTCGACTCGAAATAGTTGGTTCCGGCAATACCAATGACCTGCAGGCCTTGGCGGCACGGCTCGGTGTCGGGAATCGTGTCCTTTTCCGGGGCGTCCTGCCGCACGGGGAGAAGCTCTTCTCGTGGATCGATGATATCGACGTTTATGTGCAGACGAGCTTTCAGGAAGGGTTGCCGCGCGCGCTCATAGAGGCAATGAGCCGTGCCGCACCTGCGCTGGCATCCAGTGCGGGAGGTACGAACGAGCTTGTTTCCGATGAATGGCGGCACGATCCAGGCGACACGAAGCACCTTGCCGCGCAAATGCTTCGGCTTCGTGATAAAAACATACGCATCCGGCTCGCGGCCGAAAATCACGCAACGGCCGCCGCTTATGCGCCTGGCAAGTTGGATTTGTTACGGCGGGACTTCTGGAGCAGGTTTTGCGTTGCCAATCGGATTCCTCAAGAAACCACACCCCAGCCGGAATGTCCGGATGCAGGCGGTTCCCACAATGACTGA
- a CDS encoding glycosyltransferase — protein sequence MQQLRIAFFLTSASGGGAERAMIAIANYIVAGGTKVDLVLGRRQGPYLADISPDVRIIDLGVTRYRKMLWPMRDYMRKEEPDALLSALVPCDVVALIGKRLLGWKSKVFISVQNHPIEVARHGRDLLDRFWPVVIKLLYRQANGVVGISAGVTAALEKLLGRRAGTIPVINNPVIAPGFSEKLSEEPTHPWLGGAVPVLLAAGRLARQKDYPTMLRAVACVLEHRPVRLIVMGDGEERANLEQLADELHITTSVDFAGFVENPYSLMKRANLLVLSSRWEGFANVVAESLACGTPVVSTNCPSGPAEILADGKYGRLVPVGDVAAFADAICTALDDTVERDELVARGMEFSVEKLAPKYMNLIFGSAPA from the coding sequence GTGCAGCAGTTGAGAATTGCATTCTTTCTTACATCCGCCAGCGGTGGTGGCGCGGAACGGGCGATGATTGCCATCGCCAACTACATCGTGGCCGGTGGAACGAAGGTCGATTTGGTGTTGGGTCGCCGGCAGGGCCCATATCTGGCCGATATCAGTCCGGACGTGCGCATCATCGACCTTGGCGTTACTCGCTATCGAAAGATGTTATGGCCGATGCGCGACTATATGCGAAAAGAGGAACCAGATGCTCTTCTGTCGGCGCTCGTGCCCTGTGATGTTGTGGCGCTCATCGGAAAACGCCTCCTCGGCTGGAAATCGAAAGTGTTCATCAGTGTTCAGAATCATCCCATTGAAGTGGCCCGCCATGGCCGCGATCTGCTCGACCGCTTCTGGCCTGTTGTGATCAAGCTGCTTTATCGCCAGGCGAACGGCGTCGTTGGCATATCGGCGGGGGTGACGGCGGCGCTCGAGAAATTACTCGGCCGGCGTGCCGGCACGATTCCAGTCATTAACAACCCCGTGATCGCTCCAGGATTTTCCGAGAAGCTTTCGGAGGAGCCGACGCATCCCTGGCTTGGCGGCGCGGTTCCGGTTCTGCTGGCTGCTGGACGGCTTGCTCGGCAAAAGGATTATCCGACTATGCTGCGGGCTGTGGCATGCGTCCTGGAGCATCGCCCCGTTCGACTCATCGTCATGGGAGACGGCGAGGAGCGGGCGAATCTCGAGCAACTCGCGGACGAACTCCACATAACCACATCCGTGGACTTCGCCGGGTTCGTCGAAAATCCCTATTCATTGATGAAGCGCGCCAATCTGCTTGTGTTGTCGTCGCGTTGGGAAGGCTTCGCCAACGTCGTGGCGGAGTCCCTTGCCTGCGGCACGCCCGTGGTCTCGACGAACTGTCCGAGCGGACCGGCAGAAATACTCGCGGACGGTAAGTACGGCAGACTCGTCCCCGTGGGCGACGTGGCCGCGTTTGCGGACGCCATCTGCACCGCGCTCGATGACACCGTGGAGCGAGATGAGCTTGTCGCGCGCGGAATGGAATTCAGCGTGGAAAAGCTTGCACCGAAATACATGAACCTCATATTCGGATCGGCGCCGGCATGA